In one Mesorhizobium australicum genomic region, the following are encoded:
- a CDS encoding cytochrome b has translation MQKPVTGYSSLQIGLHWAVVVLVAFQYVAHSGMEAAWRALRRNEVPPTDTAALTYLHIGAGILVLLLALTRIGLRLTRGAPPPPADEPRLLQLLSEVVHVAIYALLLLLPVSGLVAWFLAVPAAGAIHVLLQNALLAAIVLHVAGALFQHFIRRTDILMRMLRPDPDDPAAVSHARSE, from the coding sequence ATGCAGAAACCCGTGACGGGATATTCCTCGCTCCAGATCGGGCTGCATTGGGCCGTGGTTGTCCTCGTCGCCTTCCAGTATGTTGCGCACAGCGGTATGGAGGCGGCATGGCGCGCGCTTCGGCGCAACGAGGTACCGCCGACCGACACTGCGGCATTGACCTATCTTCACATAGGCGCCGGTATTCTCGTGCTCCTGCTCGCGCTGACGCGCATCGGCCTGCGCTTGACGCGCGGCGCGCCGCCCCCGCCAGCGGACGAGCCCCGGCTGCTGCAACTTCTGTCCGAAGTCGTTCACGTCGCTATCTACGCCCTCCTGCTCCTGCTGCCGGTCAGCGGCCTGGTTGCGTGGTTCCTTGCCGTTCCTGCCGCCGGCGCAATCCACGTCCTCCTGCAGAACGCTCTCCTTGCTGCGATCGTGCTTCACGTGGCGGGCGCGCTCTTCCAGCACTTCATCCGTCGGACCGATATCCTGATGCGCATGCTGAGACCTGATCCGGATGATCCCGCTGCGGTGTCGCACGCCCGGAGCGAATAG
- a CDS encoding PQQ-dependent sugar dehydrogenase, which translates to MDWRRRSRPSSQCFLRAGSAAGGTAITKGLVYRASALALVAALAAGCSGDDDFDVSQQIGPEPVLPEPSSSLLPDLKVAEVVGWSEGRTPTVSDGLTVSAYATDLANPRTVHTLPNGDVLVVQSKAPPGKPLNRPKDIIRGFIMSMAAGEAGGDKETNLVTLLRDTDRDGTVDERSDLLTGLTSPFGIAWHEDTLYVAAADAILAYPYELGQQEITAEPRILTPLPGGPINHHWTKDLALSPDGRFLYASVGSNSNAGERGMEAEKGRAAVWQVDIETGASRVFASGLRNPNGLNLHPETGELWTVVNERDELGPNLVPDYMTSVQDGGFYGWPWSYYGQHVDERVHPPRPDLVEKAISPDYALSSHVAALGLAFTNNSAMPEAYRNGAFVGNRGSWNRNAFNGYKVIYVPFTDGRPSGQAQDVVTGFLDGDEARGRPVGLAIDGTGALLIADDAGNTVWRVSSADGTVTPEPIPTDRVTAAPAGPEETAQPPAPAEPGGAAPSQTDVAPAVSPEDGAPAPQTE; encoded by the coding sequence ATGGACTGGCGACGTCGATCGCGACCGTCATCGCAATGCTTCTTGCGAGCTGGTTCGGCAGCTGGAGGCACCGCCATAACTAAAGGTCTCGTCTATCGCGCTTCCGCTCTCGCACTCGTCGCCGCCCTTGCTGCGGGCTGCAGCGGCGACGACGATTTCGACGTGTCGCAACAGATCGGCCCCGAGCCCGTCCTTCCCGAGCCGTCATCGAGCCTCCTTCCCGATCTCAAGGTGGCGGAGGTCGTCGGCTGGTCGGAGGGGCGGACGCCTACGGTGTCCGACGGGTTGACGGTTTCAGCCTATGCGACCGACCTCGCCAATCCCCGCACGGTCCACACGCTGCCGAACGGCGACGTGCTCGTTGTCCAGTCCAAGGCGCCGCCCGGCAAGCCGCTCAACCGGCCCAAGGACATCATCCGCGGGTTCATCATGTCGATGGCTGCGGGCGAAGCAGGCGGCGACAAGGAGACGAACCTCGTCACGCTGCTGCGGGATACGGATCGCGACGGTACGGTGGACGAGCGCAGCGACCTGTTGACCGGGCTGACCTCGCCATTCGGTATCGCCTGGCACGAGGACACACTCTACGTGGCAGCGGCTGATGCGATCCTCGCCTATCCCTATGAGCTCGGGCAGCAGGAAATCACCGCCGAGCCGCGGATCCTGACACCCCTGCCCGGCGGGCCGATCAACCACCACTGGACGAAGGATCTGGCGCTGAGCCCCGACGGGCGCTTCCTCTACGCCTCGGTCGGATCGAACTCGAACGCAGGCGAGCGCGGCATGGAGGCCGAAAAGGGGCGCGCAGCAGTCTGGCAGGTGGACATCGAGACAGGCGCGTCCCGCGTTTTCGCGTCCGGCCTGCGCAACCCGAACGGGCTGAACCTCCATCCGGAAACCGGCGAGCTCTGGACCGTCGTCAACGAGCGCGACGAACTCGGCCCGAACCTCGTGCCGGATTACATGACCTCCGTGCAGGACGGCGGTTTCTACGGCTGGCCCTGGAGCTATTACGGCCAGCATGTCGATGAACGCGTTCACCCGCCGCGTCCCGATCTGGTCGAGAAGGCGATCTCCCCCGACTATGCGCTGTCGAGCCATGTCGCAGCCCTTGGTCTCGCCTTCACCAACAACTCGGCGATGCCGGAGGCCTACCGAAACGGAGCTTTCGTAGGCAACCGAGGCAGTTGGAACCGCAATGCGTTCAACGGGTACAAGGTGATCTACGTGCCGTTTACCGATGGCAGGCCTTCGGGACAGGCACAGGATGTCGTGACCGGTTTCCTGGACGGCGACGAGGCCCGTGGCCGTCCGGTCGGCCTCGCGATCGACGGGACTGGCGCGCTCCTGATCGCCGACGACGCGGGCAACACGGTCTGGCGTGTTTCATCCGCCGACGGCACCGTCACGCCCGAGCCGATCCCGACGGACCGTGTCACCGCTGCCCCCGCAGGACCGGAAGAGACGGCACAGCCACCGGCGCCCGCCGAGCCAGGCGGTGCTGCGCCATCGCAAACCGATGTCGCACCCGCCGTATCTCCAGAGGACGGCGCACCCGCGCCGCAGACGGAGTGA
- a CDS encoding DUF2231 domain-containing protein produces the protein MQDRDVLYPPLWSLSQIYRALVAFPIATFTLTVVTDLAYLQTSNLLWLHFSEWLLFAGLVIGIVAAIYLGILCLVRRSRPSRLHALFGVVALILAALNSFIHTADGWTAVMPYGLATSIATVIAMLLASWFGSWRHRHN, from the coding sequence ATGCAGGATCGGGATGTTCTTTATCCACCTCTCTGGTCTCTGAGCCAGATCTACCGCGCCCTGGTCGCCTTCCCGATCGCCACCTTCACCCTCACCGTCGTCACCGATCTCGCCTATCTGCAGACGTCCAATCTTCTCTGGCTGCACTTCTCCGAATGGCTGCTGTTTGCCGGGCTGGTCATCGGCATTGTCGCGGCGATCTATCTCGGCATCCTCTGCCTCGTGCGGCGCAGCAGGCCATCACGGCTGCATGCTCTTTTCGGCGTCGTCGCGCTGATCCTGGCGGCGCTGAACAGCTTCATCCACACCGCCGACGGCTGGACGGCCGTGATGCCATATGGACTGGCGACGTCGATCGCGACCGTCATCGCAATGCTTCTTGCGAGCTGGTTCGGCAGCTGGAGGCACCGCCATAACTAA
- a CDS encoding cytochrome c oxidase assembly protein has product MRRLALAAGSAVLATVWLGPFLTEWRGSFASGMVAHMAVVAIASPLIAVGLPDRLRPGPGMPAALPVLASLFELLVVWGWHAPAARELVESWSAITVLEQTSFLAAGLLLWSTSFAGRERIHAATGAGALLLTSIHMTLLGALLALSPRPLYGAGEITCFGVVLDAGQDQQLGGVIMLAVGAVVYLLGGLRLAGRLLSHEGKPAAT; this is encoded by the coding sequence ATGAGGCGGCTGGCGCTGGCCGCCGGAAGCGCCGTTCTGGCAACGGTCTGGCTCGGTCCTTTCCTCACCGAATGGCGCGGATCTTTCGCTTCCGGAATGGTCGCCCACATGGCCGTCGTGGCCATCGCCTCGCCGCTCATCGCGGTCGGCCTCCCCGATCGCCTGCGTCCCGGACCCGGAATGCCGGCCGCGCTGCCGGTGCTTGCCTCGCTATTCGAATTGCTGGTCGTCTGGGGCTGGCATGCCCCTGCGGCGCGTGAGTTGGTTGAGAGCTGGTCTGCCATCACCGTTCTGGAGCAGACCAGCTTCCTGGCCGCCGGGCTCCTGCTCTGGTCAACAAGCTTCGCCGGACGCGAAAGGATTCACGCCGCGACAGGCGCGGGCGCACTGCTGCTGACCTCGATCCATATGACCCTCCTCGGTGCCCTTCTCGCCCTCAGTCCGCGCCCGCTCTACGGCGCAGGAGAGATCACCTGTTTCGGCGTCGTTCTCGATGCCGGGCAGGACCAACAACTGGGTGGCGTAATCATGCTTGCTGTCGGAGCAGTGGTGTATCTCCTCGGCGGGCTCCGACTGGCAGGTAGGTTGCTTAGTCATGAAGGCAAGCCAGCGGCAACCTAG
- the coxB gene encoding cytochrome c oxidase subunit II, with protein MPLVSCSGIQSALDPAGEEAGQVAMLFWAMVIGGLVIWAFMVALSLYASRWKRHPISEEAAGRVILWGGVAFPVTVLTALLAYALWLMPSLRPFADQEQAELRIEVVGSQFWWHVVYHRPEGPPVVSANEVRLPVGKRVEFSLTSADMIHSFWIPALGGKMDLIPGRTNRISLLANREGTYRGQCAEFCGTSHALMAFPAIAMAQSDFDAWLDARIGPSTGVEAGGDGQVLFLGEGCGDCHRVDGTPAQGTSGPDLSHMGSRLTIGAAALDNDAEMLARFIAHSASVKPGSQMPSYPDLSVDDLNAIAAWLKGLQ; from the coding sequence TTGCCGCTCGTCTCCTGCAGCGGCATCCAGTCGGCCCTCGACCCTGCCGGCGAGGAAGCAGGCCAGGTGGCCATGCTGTTCTGGGCGATGGTGATCGGCGGCCTCGTCATATGGGCGTTCATGGTGGCGCTATCGCTCTACGCATCGCGCTGGAAGCGCCATCCCATTTCGGAGGAGGCCGCAGGCAGGGTGATCCTGTGGGGCGGCGTCGCCTTCCCGGTAACAGTGCTGACGGCACTTCTCGCCTACGCGCTGTGGCTGATGCCGTCGCTGCGCCCTTTCGCGGATCAGGAACAGGCGGAACTGCGGATCGAAGTCGTCGGCAGCCAGTTCTGGTGGCACGTAGTATATCATCGGCCGGAAGGCCCGCCGGTCGTCTCCGCCAATGAAGTCAGGTTGCCCGTGGGCAAGCGCGTCGAGTTCTCGCTGACAAGCGCGGACATGATCCACTCCTTCTGGATACCCGCACTCGGGGGCAAGATGGATCTGATCCCGGGCAGGACAAACAGGATTTCGCTGCTTGCCAACCGCGAGGGCACCTATCGGGGCCAGTGCGCGGAGTTCTGCGGCACGTCCCATGCGCTGATGGCCTTTCCGGCGATCGCGATGGCGCAGTCCGACTTCGACGCGTGGCTGGACGCGCGCATCGGTCCTTCGACAGGAGTGGAGGCCGGAGGGGACGGGCAGGTGCTGTTCCTCGGCGAGGGATGCGGCGACTGTCACCGCGTCGACGGCACGCCGGCGCAGGGGACATCCGGCCCCGACCTTTCGCACATGGGGTCGCGCCTGACGATCGGCGCGGCGGCGCTGGACAACGATGCCGAGATGCTGGCGCGCTTCATCGCGCATTCGGCCTCCGTGAAGCCCGGCAGCCAGATGCCCTCCTACCCCGACCTTTCGGTGGACGACCTGAACGCAATCGCCGCCTGGCTGAAGGGGCTGCAATGA
- the ctaD gene encoding cytochrome c oxidase subunit I, which yields MSEAPMPERDRDAEEKQLRAVWANPSGWRYWTSVNNTQIGLWYGSAAFSFMLFAGLLGLLIRAQLAVPENDLLSAETYNQVYTLHGTVMMFLFAVPIFEAVAIFLLPPMLGARELPFPRLGAFGFWSFLIGGVFVCGSIFFGAAPNSGWFMYPPLATSEQAGIGADIWLLGLSFIEVASLAAAVELIVGIMKCRAPGMRVNLMPLFAWYLLIVAGMILFAFPPLIAGDLLFEMQRMFDWPFFDPERGGDPLLWQHLFWIFGHPEVYIIFLPAIALLAMIVPTFAGRPIVGYSWIVLAAVGTGFLSFGLWVHHMFATGLPQISLAFFSAASGAVAIPTGVQIFVFIATMLAGRVIFSIPMLFAIGGLAIFVMGGLTGVMVALVPFDWQAHDSYFIVAHLHYVLIGGMLFPIFAGLYYYYPLIDGKRMSDKVGRFAFWMMFTGFNIAFLPMHFTGLRGMPRRVHTYPANIGWDWLNLVSTVGAIVLGIGMFAVVVDVTLHRRRQPKGEVNPWNAGTLEWVSEPEENWGVRSIPRIESRYPLWEQENLAQQVKAGDWYLPDAKEGRRETLITSVLDAEPEQVLRVGGTSYVSIFCAVTLGAVFIALTFKFWIISLLAGITFIAGVIYWLWTGTGEIPEKEEKDIGHGISLPLYASGVKSAGWWAMFITMTGDGTAFASLLFGYFFFWTINEDFTGGAAGPGVFWPMMALALFTLAWAVTLASRQTNRYGMVTAARLLLAAGALLSTAGCAAALAGPWTTGLDPTAHVYPAIVRVLAIWAAVHGAVGILMQLYCLARSLAGYLTPRHDMELHNVALYWHFMLVTAVITFGVIGLFPEAL from the coding sequence ATGAGCGAAGCGCCGATGCCCGAACGCGACAGGGACGCCGAGGAGAAGCAGCTTCGCGCCGTCTGGGCGAATCCTTCCGGCTGGCGCTACTGGACGTCGGTCAACAACACGCAGATCGGGCTCTGGTACGGTTCGGCGGCGTTCAGCTTCATGCTGTTTGCGGGCCTGCTCGGTCTCCTGATCCGCGCCCAACTCGCCGTGCCGGAGAACGACCTGCTCTCAGCCGAGACCTACAACCAGGTCTACACGCTGCACGGGACGGTGATGATGTTCCTGTTCGCCGTGCCGATCTTCGAGGCAGTGGCGATCTTCCTGCTGCCGCCGATGCTAGGGGCACGCGAACTGCCCTTTCCCCGTCTCGGCGCCTTCGGCTTCTGGAGCTTCCTGATCGGCGGCGTCTTCGTGTGCGGCTCGATCTTCTTCGGTGCCGCGCCCAACAGCGGCTGGTTCATGTATCCGCCGCTGGCGACCAGCGAGCAGGCGGGCATCGGCGCCGACATATGGCTGCTCGGTCTCTCCTTCATCGAGGTCGCCTCGCTCGCAGCCGCGGTCGAGTTGATCGTCGGTATCATGAAGTGCCGTGCGCCGGGCATGCGGGTCAATTTAATGCCGCTGTTCGCCTGGTACCTGCTGATCGTGGCGGGCATGATCCTGTTCGCCTTCCCACCGCTCATCGCCGGCGACCTGCTGTTCGAGATGCAGCGCATGTTCGACTGGCCGTTCTTCGATCCGGAGCGCGGCGGCGACCCGCTCCTGTGGCAGCACCTGTTCTGGATCTTCGGCCACCCGGAGGTCTACATCATCTTCCTGCCGGCGATCGCCCTGCTGGCGATGATCGTGCCGACCTTCGCGGGGCGGCCGATCGTCGGCTACTCCTGGATCGTGCTCGCCGCCGTCGGCACCGGCTTCCTGTCGTTCGGACTGTGGGTGCACCACATGTTCGCGACCGGCTTGCCGCAGATATCGCTCGCCTTTTTTTCCGCGGCGTCCGGCGCCGTCGCCATCCCGACCGGCGTGCAGATCTTCGTCTTCATCGCCACGATGCTGGCGGGACGGGTCATCTTCTCGATCCCGATGCTGTTTGCCATCGGTGGCCTGGCGATCTTCGTAATGGGCGGACTGACCGGCGTGATGGTGGCGCTGGTGCCGTTCGACTGGCAAGCGCACGACAGCTACTTCATTGTCGCCCACCTGCACTACGTGCTGATCGGCGGCATGCTGTTTCCGATCTTTGCCGGGCTCTACTACTATTACCCGCTGATCGACGGGAAGCGCATGTCCGACAAGGTCGGCCGCTTCGCCTTCTGGATGATGTTCACCGGCTTCAACATTGCGTTCCTGCCGATGCACTTCACCGGCCTGCGCGGCATGCCCCGCCGCGTCCACACCTATCCGGCCAACATCGGCTGGGACTGGCTAAACCTAGTCTCGACCGTTGGCGCCATCGTGCTTGGCATCGGCATGTTTGCGGTGGTGGTCGATGTCACCCTGCACCGCCGCAGGCAACCGAAAGGCGAGGTAAACCCCTGGAACGCCGGTACGCTGGAATGGGTCAGCGAGCCGGAGGAAAACTGGGGCGTGCGTTCGATCCCCCGCATCGAAAGCCGCTATCCCCTGTGGGAGCAGGAAAATCTGGCCCAGCAGGTGAAGGCCGGCGACTGGTATCTCCCCGACGCAAAGGAGGGGCGCCGCGAGACGCTCATCACATCCGTCCTCGACGCCGAGCCGGAGCAGGTGTTGCGTGTCGGCGGCACATCCTACGTATCAATCTTCTGTGCGGTTACGCTCGGCGCCGTCTTCATCGCGCTCACCTTCAAGTTCTGGATCATTTCACTCCTCGCCGGGATCACCTTTATCGCGGGCGTGATCTACTGGTTATGGACCGGCACCGGCGAGATACCGGAGAAGGAGGAAAAGGACATCGGCCATGGAATCAGCCTTCCGCTTTACGCCTCGGGCGTGAAGTCGGCCGGCTGGTGGGCGATGTTCATCACCATGACGGGGGACGGCACGGCATTCGCGAGCCTCCTGTTCGGTTACTTCTTCTTCTGGACGATCAATGAGGACTTCACCGGCGGCGCGGCCGGACCGGGTGTCTTCTGGCCGATGATGGCGCTGGCCCTCTTCACGCTGGCGTGGGCAGTCACGCTCGCCTCGCGGCAGACGAACCGCTACGGCATGGTCACTGCGGCTCGCTTGCTGCTTGCCGCCGGCGCCCTGCTGTCGACGGCGGGCTGTGCCGCGGCCCTTGCAGGTCCGTGGACGACCGGGCTCGACCCGACCGCCCATGTCTATCCCGCGATCGTCAGGGTTCTCGCCATCTGGGCGGCCGTTCACGGCGCAGTCGGCATCCTGATGCAGCTCTACTGCCTCGCCCGCAGCCTGGCCGGCTACTTGACGCCGCGCCACGACATGGAACTGCACAATGTCGCGCTCTACTGGCACTTCATGCTGGTGACGGCCGTCATCACCTTCGGCGTGATCGGCCTATTCCCGGAGGCGCTCTGA